A genomic region of Haliotis asinina isolate JCU_RB_2024 chromosome 1, JCU_Hal_asi_v2, whole genome shotgun sequence contains the following coding sequences:
- the LOC137275697 gene encoding putative sodium-dependent excitatory amino acid transporter glt-3 has protein sequence MALGFYIGFSRPVLAVVVGVVVGLICRQFSPTEETIRLVKFPGELFLRMLRMLMLPLIIASMITGLGNLKGAVAGRIGVLSMLYYMATTVIALLVALALVHTIKPGSNSRTITTGITQAQEAKTSGADMILDAISLIAILGSIGAAGVPGTGITALLLVLNAVGIPDTGMSYLLTIDWLTDRIRTSVNVAGDCLAVGIVSHFTLEEMVKSNIRSPEKQDEDSDADANENEIIVL, from the exons ATGGCATTGGGATTTTATATTGGATTTTCTCGACCAG TCCTCGCCGTAGTCGTTGGTGTGGTAGTTGGGCTAATATGTCGACAGTTCAGCCCGACGGAAGAAACCATCCGTCTTGTGAAATTTCCAGGGGAGCTGTTCCTGCGGATGCTGAGGATGTTGATGTTACCTCTGATAATAGCCAGTATGATTACAG GCCTAGGGAACTTGAAGGGAGCTGTTGCTGGAAGGATTGGCGTGCTGTCTATGTTGTATTATATGGCTACTACTGTTATTGCGCTGCTGGTAGCACTCGCGTTGGTACATACCATCAAACCAGGCAGTAACTCACGAACTATCACAACGGGCATTACTCAAGCACAAGAAGCAAAGACTTCTGGCGCGGACATGATTTTGGATGCCATAAG TTTGATAGCTATCCTTGGCAGTATCGGAGCTGCTGGAGTTCCTGGAACAGGCATCACCGCTCTGCTGCTTGTTCTGAACGCGGTGGGAATTCCAGACACGGGGATGTCGTACTTGCTCACCATCGACTGGTTAAC GGATCGCATCCGGACATCGGTGAACGTGGCTGGAGATTGTCTGGCAGTTGGCATTGTCTCCCACTTCACCCTGGAAGAAATGGTCAAATCCAATATCCGTTCACCAGAGAAGCAGGATGAAGATTCCGATGCTGATGCGAATGAGAATGAGATAATAGTCCTGTAG